One Tiliqua scincoides isolate rTilSci1 chromosome 9, rTilSci1.hap2, whole genome shotgun sequence DNA segment encodes these proteins:
- the HES2 gene encoding transcription factor HES-2 translates to MWGGKADGLGLGAGRGVPLRRGGTSQRLGGGRTGRAGLQHKSGPAGGERGVRLSPTPLSLAPAMAPLSSPAPSSFSPRMGAAKKAGAAPELRKNLKPLMEKRRRARINDSLNQLKTLILPLIGKDVSSAPFRNSRYSKLEKADILEMTVQFLKEFPSPRASVSDSSNSYYEGYQACLSQLTALLPKYEPLNWDSCCSLLGRLQQDCEERGSLQDCSGPTDLSQAQSLAMPLCPARRAQEDLSALLPMARPVFWRPW, encoded by the exons ATGTGGGGGGGCAAAGCAGATGGCCTGGGTCTGGGTGCAGGACGGGGCGTCCCCCTGCGACGCGGAGGCACAAGCCAGCGGCTGGGTGGGGGCCGGACGGGGCGGGCTGGGCTGCAGCATAAAAGCGGCCCGGCGGGCGGGGAGAGAGGAGTCCGCCTCTCGCCGACGCCTCTCTCGCTCGCTCCTGCCATGGCCCCGCTCAGCTCGCCCGCGCCGTCCAGCTTCTCTCCCAGGATGGGCGCCGCCAAGAAAGCCGGCGCAGCCCCCGAGCTGCGGAAG AACCTGAAGCCGCTCATGGAGAAGCGTCGACGGGCCCGCATCAACGACAGCCTCAACCAGCTCAAGACGCTCATCCTGCCTCTCATCGGCAAAGACGTGAGTAGCGCCCCCTTCAGA aaTTCTCGCTACTCCAAACTGGAGAAGGCAGATATTTTAGAGATGACCGTGCAGTTCCTAAAGGAGTTTCCAAGTCCCCGAGCCTCTGTCTCCG ATTCCAGCAACAGCTACTATGAAGGCTACCAAGCTTGCCTGTCCCAGCTCACAGCCCTCTTGCCGAAGTACGAACCCCTAAACTGGGACTCCTGCTGCAGTCTCTTGGGGCGCCTTCAGCAGGACTGTGAAGAAAGGGGCTCTCTCCAGGACTGCAGTGGCCCCACAGACTTGTCCCAAGCACAGAGTTTGGCAATGCCCCTCTGCCCAGCCAGAAGGGCTCAGGAAGACCTTTCTGCACTCTTGCCCATGGCGCGACCTGTGTTCTGGAGACCCTGGTAG